A stretch of Castanea sativa cultivar Marrone di Chiusa Pesio chromosome 2, ASM4071231v1 DNA encodes these proteins:
- the LOC142626512 gene encoding pyruvate, phosphate dikinase, chloroplastic: MENGIRVTGETKRVFTFGKGRSEGKKGMKSLLGGKGGSLAEMASIGLSVPPGITISTEACQEYQLNGRELPKGLWEKVLEGLETMEKDIKASLGDPSKPLLISVRSGAEISMPGMMDTVLNLGLNDEVVTGLALKSEERFAYDCYRRFLDMFGNVVLGIPHKLFEEKLEKLKREKGVKLDTDLKASDLKELVKQYKNVYLESKGEKFPSDPKQQLQLAIKAVFDSWDSPRAIKYRSINQITGLKGTAVSIQCMVFGNRGNTSGTGVLFTRNPSTGEKKLYGEFLSNAQGEDVVAGIRTPEDFNTMKSSMPNAYKELVENCEILERYYKDMMDIEFTVQEDRLWMLQCRSGKRTGKAAVTIAVDMVNEGLVDMSSAIKMVEPQHLDQLLHPQFENLTAYKDKVVAKGLPASPGAAVGQIVFRAEDAETWHAEGKSVILVRTETRPEDVGGMHAAVGILTARGGMTSHAAVVARGWGKCCVSGCFEIHVNDLKKVVVIGHIVIKEGEWLSLNGSTGEVILGKQPLSPPTLSGDLEIFMSWADKIRHLKVMANADTPEDALIARKNGANGIGLCRTEHMFFASDERLKAVRKMIMAVTQEQRKAALNSLLPYQRSDFEGIFRAMDGLPVTIRLLDPPLHEFLPHGDNQQIVSELTAETGINEEEVFSRIEKLSEVNPMLGFRGCRLGIAYPELTEMQARAIFQAAVSMSKQGVKVFPEIMAPLVGTPQELGHQVRLIQSVAKKVFSEMGSSLSYKVGTMIEIPRAALVADEIAKEADFFSFGTNDLTQMTFGYSRDDVGKFLPTYLAQGILQNDPFEVLDQRGVGQLIKIATERGRSARPSLKVGICGEHGGEPSSIAFFAEAGLDYVSCSPFRVPIARLAAAQVVV, translated from the exons ATGGAAAATGGGATTAGAGTAACCGGTGAAACTAAG CGAGTTTTTACTTTTGGCAAAGGAAGGAGTGAAGGTAAAAAGGGCATGAAGTCCTTG TTGGGAGGAAAGGGAGGAAGCCTTGCAGAAATGGCAAGCATTGGGTTATCTGTACCACCAGGAATTACTATATCAACAGAAGCATGCCAAGAATATCAGCTGAATGGAAGGGAGTTGCCAAAAGGTTTATGGGAGAAAGTATTGGAAGGCTTGGAGACGATGGAGAAGGACATTAAAGCTTCTCTTGGTGACCCTTCTAAGCCCCTCCTCATCTCTGTCCGCTCTGGTGCTGAG ATTTCCATGCCTGGCATGATGGACACTGTCCTAAACCTTGGACTTAATGATGAGGTAGTTACTGGTTTGGCCTTAAAAAGTGAAGAGCGCTTCGCTTATGACTGTTACAGACGTTTTCTAGACATGTTTGGAAATGTT GTATTGGGAATTCCACACAAATTATTTGAGGAGAAGTTAGAAAAGTTGAAGCGTGAAAAAGGAGTCAAACTTGACACTGATCTAAAAGCCTCTGATCTCAAAGAGCTGGTGAAACAATACAAGAATGTTTACCTTGAATCCAAGGGTGAAAAGTTTCCTTCAG ATCCAAAACAACAATTGCAGTTGGCTATTAAAGCTGTTTTTGATTCTTGGGATAGCCCAAGGGCCATCAAATATCGGAGCATTAATCAAATAACTGGGCTAAAGGGAACTGCAGTAAGCATTCAATGCATGGTGTTTGGGAACAGGGGAAATACTTCAGGGACAGGTGTTCTATTTACTAGGAATCCTAGCACCGGTGAGAAGAAGCTCTATGGGGAGTTTCTATCCAATGCTCAG GGAGAAGATGTAGTTGCTGGAATTAGGACACCAGAAGACTTCAACACCATGAAAAGTAGCATGCCTAACGCTTACAAGGAGCTTGTAGAGAACTGTGAAATTCTAGAGAGATATTACAAAGATATGATG GACATCGAATTCACAGTCCAAGAAGATAGGTTGTGGATGTTGCAATGCCGTTCTGGAAAGCGTACTGGTAAAGCTGCAGTAACAATAGCTGTAGACATGGTTAACGAAGGGCTTGTTGATATGAGCTCTGCAATCAAGATGGTGGAGCCACAACATCTTGACCAACTTCTTCATCCACAG TTTGAGAATCTGACTGCTTACAAAGACAAAGTGGTCGCCAAGGGCTTGCCAGCATCTCCAGGAGCTGCAGTGGGGCAAATTGTGTTCAGAGCTGAGGATGCTGAAACATGGCATGCAGAAGGAAAGAGTGTCATCTTG GTGAGGACAGAGACCAGACCTGAGGATGTTGGTGGTATGCATGCAGCTGTTGGGATCTTGACAGCTAGAGGTGGCATGACGTCTCATGCAGCTGTTGTGGCACGTGGGTGGGGAAAGTGTTGTGTTTCCGGCTGTTTTGAAATCCATGTAAATGACCTCAAGAAG GTTGTTGTGATTGGGCATATAGTGATTAAGGAAGGAGAATGGCTCTCACTCAATGGCTCCACAGGTGAAGTGATATTGGGAAAACAACCACTCTCTCCTCCCACATTAAGTGGTGACTTGGAGATCTTTATGTCTTGGGCCGATAAGATAAGGCATCTCAAG GTTATGGCAAATGCTGACACCCCTGAGGATGCATTAATAGCAAGAAAGAATGGTGCCAATGGGATTGGCCTTTGCAGGACAGAGCACATG TTCTTTGCTTCAGATGAAAGGCTAAAGGCTGTTAGGAAGATGATAATGGCAGTTACACAAGAACAAAGGAAGGCAGCTTTGAACTCTTTGTTACCTTATCAAAGATCTGACTTTGAGGGAATTTTTCGCGCAATGGATG GCCTTCCAGTAACTATCCGACTGTTAGATCCTCCACTTCATGAATTTCTTCCCCATGGTGACAACCAACAGATTGTGAGCGAACTAACTGCAGAGACTGGCATAAATGAAGAGGAAGTTTTTTCAAGAATTGAAAAGTTATCAGAAGTAAATCCCATGCTTGGTTTCAGAGGCTGCAG GCTAGGGATAGCATATCCAGAACTCACTGAAATGCAGGCACGTGCAATCTTTCAGGCTGCTGTCTCAATGAGCAAACAAGGTGTTAAAGTTTTTCCTGAGATAATGGCTCCCCTTGTTGGAACACCTCAG GAACTTGGACATCAAGTGAGATTAATACAAAGTGTTGCAAAGAAGGTGTTCTCTGAGATGGGTTCCTCCTTGAGCTATAAGGTGGGGACCATGATTGAAATCCCTAGAGCTGCTCTTGTTGCAGATGAG ATTGCAAAGGAAGCAGATTTCTTCTCCTTCGGAACCAATGATCTCACACAGATGACCTTTGGTTACAGTAGAGATGATGTTGGCAAGTTTCTCCCAACTTACCTAGCCCAAGGCATTCTGCAAAATGATCCATTTGAG GTACTTGATCAAAGAGGTGTTGGTCAGCTCATCAAGATTGCCACAGAAAGGGGTCGTTCAGCTAGACCTAGCTTAAAG GTTGGAATATGTGGAGAGCATGGGGGGGAACCTTCTTCCATTGCCTTCTTTGCAGAGGCTGGACTGGACTATGTTTCATGTTCTCCATTCAG GGTTCCTATTGCTAGGCTTGCAGCTGCTCAAGTTGTTGTCTGA